Proteins from a single region of Ornithinimicrobium humiphilum:
- a CDS encoding sensor histidine kinase has product MDPVIAALLGALAGAALIVLAVRLRRRGSAAPAAPTTAPPPGEVPVPDGVGDVLAVLRAGAIVVDRSARVRLASASVAPFGLVRGDMLVRPELRELVEAVHRDGMVRERELEIARGPIGEGRLVLAARVAPIRPGLVLVLVDDRTQARRVEEVRRDFVVNVSHELKTPVGGLALLAEAVQGAANDPEAIARFAGRMKTETERLTRLVSEIVDLSRLQASDLLADMTVVDVAACAEEAVDQAHLLAGNREVLAATAGDPARLRVYGDKDLITTAIRNLVTNAIAYSEDSTRVSVVTRRTGDLVEVAVTDQGRGISPTDQERIFERFYRVDAARSRSTGGTGLGLSIVKHICDNHGGDVTVWSQEGEGSTFTIRLPAADDDALPVGALAPHRPGQPSKVADPAHGDSPPSEASVASPSRKGRHA; this is encoded by the coding sequence GTGGATCCCGTCATCGCGGCACTCCTGGGCGCGCTCGCCGGCGCCGCCCTCATCGTGCTCGCGGTCCGGCTGCGCCGCCGGGGCTCGGCGGCCCCCGCCGCCCCCACCACCGCGCCACCACCCGGGGAGGTGCCGGTGCCCGACGGCGTCGGCGACGTCCTCGCGGTGCTGCGCGCGGGCGCGATCGTCGTCGACCGCAGCGCGCGCGTGCGCCTCGCCAGCGCCTCGGTCGCCCCCTTCGGGCTGGTCCGGGGCGACATGCTGGTGCGCCCCGAGCTCCGCGAGCTGGTCGAGGCGGTCCACCGCGACGGCATGGTGCGCGAGCGCGAGCTCGAGATCGCCCGCGGCCCGATCGGCGAGGGCCGGCTGGTGCTCGCCGCCCGGGTGGCCCCGATCCGCCCCGGCCTGGTGCTCGTCCTCGTCGACGACCGCACCCAGGCCCGCCGCGTCGAGGAGGTCCGCCGCGACTTCGTCGTCAACGTCAGCCACGAGCTCAAGACCCCCGTCGGCGGGCTGGCGCTGCTGGCCGAGGCCGTCCAGGGCGCGGCCAACGACCCGGAGGCCATCGCGCGCTTCGCCGGCCGCATGAAGACCGAGACCGAGCGCCTGACCCGGCTGGTCAGCGAGATCGTCGACCTCTCCCGCCTGCAGGCCAGCGACCTGCTCGCCGACATGACCGTCGTCGACGTCGCCGCCTGCGCCGAGGAGGCCGTGGACCAGGCGCACCTGCTGGCGGGCAACCGCGAGGTGCTGGCCGCCACCGCCGGCGACCCTGCCCGGCTGCGGGTCTACGGCGACAAGGACCTCATCACGACCGCCATCCGCAACCTGGTGACCAACGCGATCGCCTACTCCGAGGACAGCACCCGCGTCAGCGTCGTCACGCGCCGGACCGGCGACCTCGTCGAGGTCGCCGTCACCGACCAGGGTCGCGGCATCTCCCCCACCGACCAGGAGCGGATCTTCGAGCGCTTCTACCGGGTCGACGCCGCGCGCTCGCGCAGCACGGGCGGCACCGGCCTCGGACTCTCGATCGTCAAGCACATCTGCGACAACCACGGCGGCGACGTCACGGTCTGGAGCCAGGAGGGCGAGGGCTCGACCTTCACCATCCGGCTCCCCGCCGCGGACGACGACGCCCTCCCCGTCGGCGCCCTGGCCCCGCACCGTCCCGGCCAGCCGTCGAAGGTCGCCGACCCCGCGCACGGCGACTCCCCACCCTCGGAGGCGTCGGTCGCCTCCCCGTCCCGGAAAGGCAGGCACGCATGA
- a CDS encoding phosphomannose isomerase type II C-terminal cupin domain: MAQSVEDTSFEAQQRDRTQDVFVVERPWGRFQQFTTNEPVTVKTITVEPGRRLSLQTHGHRAEMWHVLDGTADVQVDDRAWTASVGDMVWVPPGAVHRLGNSGDRPVRILELAFGAFDEADIIRLQDDYARCEDEDDLEA; the protein is encoded by the coding sequence ATGGCTCAGTCCGTCGAGGACACCTCGTTCGAGGCGCAGCAGCGTGACCGCACCCAGGACGTGTTCGTCGTCGAGCGCCCCTGGGGCCGGTTCCAGCAGTTCACGACCAACGAGCCGGTGACGGTCAAGACCATCACGGTCGAGCCCGGCCGGCGGCTGTCGCTGCAGACTCACGGCCACCGGGCCGAGATGTGGCACGTGCTCGACGGCACCGCCGACGTCCAGGTCGACGACCGCGCGTGGACCGCCTCCGTGGGTGACATGGTGTGGGTGCCGCCGGGCGCCGTGCACCGCCTCGGCAACTCCGGCGACCGGCCGGTCCGGATCCTCGAGCTGGCCTTCGGCGCCTTCGACGAGGCGGACATCATCCGGCTCCAGGACGACTACGCCCGCTGCGAGGACGAGGACGACCTCGAGGCCTGA
- a CDS encoding alpha/beta fold hydrolase, whose product MSLSGPRTSLLAAPGGDLEVLTTGKGDPHSLFVHGLAGSISTTRPYASAVRGTCSFVHQRGHGRSFTPATEDWGYAELAADVRAVADQLGADRALGVSMGAGALLALLAEDPDRFERVVLVLPALIDRPRGDEAMRRLGSLAARVEAGDPGPVARHLLGEQPAAVRTDPRVVAWCREQAEHLVTTGVAGVLRVLPDRVPVIDRSVLARVTCPVLVVGQEDDDLHPAPVARELGEVLSSVTVRILPPGGIMWEHRRATRELVGEFLSAP is encoded by the coding sequence GTGAGCCTGAGCGGCCCGCGCACCAGCCTGCTGGCGGCCCCCGGCGGCGACCTCGAGGTCCTGACGACCGGCAAGGGCGACCCGCACTCCCTCTTCGTGCACGGGCTGGCCGGCTCCATCAGCACCACCCGCCCCTACGCCTCGGCGGTCCGGGGCACGTGCAGCTTCGTGCACCAGCGCGGCCACGGCCGCTCCTTCACCCCGGCCACCGAGGACTGGGGGTATGCCGAGCTCGCGGCGGACGTGCGCGCGGTCGCCGACCAGCTCGGGGCCGACCGCGCCCTGGGCGTCAGCATGGGTGCCGGAGCCCTGCTGGCGCTGCTGGCCGAGGATCCCGACCGGTTCGAGCGGGTCGTGCTCGTGCTGCCGGCCCTGATCGACCGGCCGCGGGGCGACGAGGCCATGCGCCGTCTCGGGAGCCTCGCGGCCCGGGTCGAGGCCGGCGACCCCGGCCCGGTGGCGCGCCACCTCCTCGGCGAGCAGCCCGCCGCCGTGCGCACCGACCCGAGGGTCGTGGCCTGGTGCCGCGAGCAGGCCGAGCACCTGGTCACCACCGGGGTCGCCGGCGTGCTGCGCGTGCTGCCCGACCGCGTCCCGGTGATCGACCGGTCGGTGCTCGCCCGGGTCACCTGCCCCGTGCTCGTGGTCGGGCAGGAGGACGACGACCTGCACCCCGCCCCGGTGGCCCGCGAGCTGGGGGAGGTGCTGTCCTCGGTCACGGTGCGCATCCTGCCCCCGGGTGGCATCATGTGGGAGCACCGGCGCGCCACCCGTGAGCTCGTCGGGGAGTTCCTCTCCGCACCGTGA
- the mshA gene encoding D-inositol-3-phosphate glycosyltransferase yields MVSVHTSPLERPGTGDAGGLNVYVVETATRLARRGVLVDVFTRATSGSQGGSVPLAPGVTVHHVTAGPLEGLGKEDLPGQLCAFAADFSSHLAGRPEGHFDLIHAHYWLSGQVGWIASDRFDVPLVQTMHTMAKVKNRALAEGDQPEPRGREIGEEQVVARADALVANTPEEARELVDLYGADPAAVHVVPPGVALETFRPGPQDEARAEVGLDPDAVVLLFVGRIQPLKAPDVLVRAAGELVRRDPALRDRLRVVVLGGLSGSGLTRPKALRKVVVQEGLEDLVQIRPPVSREELATWFRAADLVAVPSYNESFGLVAVEALASGTPVVAARVGGLPVAVGRAGVLVDGHDPEVWADELAATLQRLEDPAERAAWSTRAVAHAEQFSWEHTVDRLVEVYSGAVAARRLGSPGPVGVPGGGPGAGT; encoded by the coding sequence ATGGTGTCGGTCCACACCTCGCCGCTGGAGCGGCCCGGCACCGGCGACGCCGGAGGCCTCAACGTCTACGTCGTCGAGACGGCGACCCGGCTCGCGCGCCGCGGCGTCCTCGTCGACGTCTTCACGCGGGCGACCTCCGGGTCGCAGGGCGGCAGCGTGCCCCTGGCGCCGGGGGTGACCGTGCACCACGTGACGGCCGGGCCCCTGGAGGGCCTCGGCAAGGAGGACCTGCCGGGCCAGCTGTGCGCCTTCGCGGCCGACTTCTCCTCGCACCTCGCCGGCCGCCCCGAGGGCCACTTCGACCTCATCCACGCCCACTACTGGCTCTCCGGCCAGGTCGGCTGGATCGCCTCCGACCGCTTCGACGTCCCGCTCGTGCAGACCATGCACACGATGGCCAAGGTCAAGAACCGGGCGCTCGCCGAGGGCGACCAGCCGGAGCCGCGGGGCCGGGAGATCGGCGAGGAGCAGGTGGTGGCCCGCGCCGACGCCCTGGTCGCCAACACCCCCGAGGAGGCACGCGAGCTCGTGGACCTCTACGGCGCCGACCCCGCCGCCGTGCACGTGGTGCCGCCCGGCGTGGCGCTGGAGACCTTCCGGCCCGGCCCGCAGGACGAGGCGCGGGCCGAGGTGGGCCTCGACCCCGACGCCGTCGTGCTGCTCTTCGTCGGCCGCATCCAGCCGCTCAAGGCCCCGGACGTGCTCGTCCGCGCCGCCGGCGAGCTGGTGCGCCGCGACCCCGCGCTGCGCGACCGGCTGCGGGTGGTCGTGCTGGGCGGGCTGTCCGGATCCGGTCTGACGCGCCCGAAGGCGCTGCGCAAGGTGGTCGTCCAGGAGGGTCTGGAGGACCTCGTGCAGATCCGTCCCCCGGTCTCGCGCGAGGAGCTGGCGACGTGGTTCCGCGCCGCGGACCTCGTCGCCGTTCCCTCCTACAACGAGTCCTTCGGCCTGGTCGCCGTCGAGGCCCTGGCCAGCGGCACCCCGGTCGTCGCGGCCCGCGTGGGCGGACTGCCGGTGGCGGTCGGCCGTGCCGGCGTCCTCGTCGACGGGCACGACCCCGAGGTCTGGGCCGACGAGCTCGCCGCCACCCTGCAGCGGCTCGAGGACCCTGCCGAGCGCGCGGCCTGGAGCACCCGGGCGGTCGCCCACGCCGAGCAGTTCTCCTGGGAGCACACGGTCGACCGGCTGGTCGAGGTCTACTCCGGCGCCGTCGCGGCGCGACGGCTGGGTTCGCCCGGGCCGGTCGGCGTGCCGGGCGGCGGGCCGGGGGCGGGCACGTGA
- a CDS encoding YgfZ/GcvT domain-containing protein, whose product MSVLLDRPGAVAGTGVDAGVAAHYGAPHKEQVLLSEGLAVVDLSHRGVVTITGPDRLTWLHSLTTQQLADLPPRTSVEALILSPKGHVEHALHVVDDGTTTWITTEPGAAPEVAGWLDSMRFMLRVEVADVTEGYAVLGEPIGSESAEGEDLSWVDPWPRPVGPQTHAYGPVGDEHPGTGRAWRELIVPRDRLEAAVGDRPLAGTWAAEALRIAAWRPRAGVDTDHRSIPHELDWLRTAVHLAKGCYRGQETVARVKNLGRPPRRVVFLHLDGSGHVLPEPGTELAPVDGGRPVGQLTSVALHHEDGPVALAVVKYTTDPQAVLLAGDVAASQTAIVPVSTERPSRPRL is encoded by the coding sequence ATGAGCGTCCTGCTGGACCGTCCCGGAGCCGTCGCCGGCACCGGCGTCGACGCCGGTGTCGCCGCGCACTACGGCGCCCCGCACAAGGAGCAGGTGCTGCTCTCCGAGGGCCTGGCCGTGGTGGACCTCTCGCACCGCGGCGTCGTCACGATCACCGGCCCCGACCGGCTCACCTGGCTGCACTCGCTCACCACCCAGCAGCTCGCCGACCTGCCGCCGCGCACGTCGGTGGAGGCGCTCATCCTCTCGCCCAAGGGGCACGTCGAGCACGCGCTGCACGTCGTCGACGACGGCACCACCACGTGGATCACCACCGAGCCCGGGGCCGCCCCGGAGGTCGCCGGCTGGCTCGACAGCATGCGGTTCATGCTCCGCGTCGAGGTCGCCGACGTCACCGAGGGGTATGCCGTGCTCGGCGAGCCGATCGGCAGCGAGTCGGCCGAGGGCGAGGACCTCTCCTGGGTCGACCCGTGGCCCCGCCCGGTCGGCCCGCAGACCCATGCCTACGGCCCCGTGGGCGACGAGCACCCCGGCACCGGCCGCGCCTGGCGCGAGCTGATCGTGCCGCGCGACCGGCTCGAGGCGGCCGTCGGCGACCGGCCGCTGGCGGGCACCTGGGCCGCGGAGGCGCTGCGGATCGCCGCCTGGCGGCCGCGGGCCGGCGTTGACACCGACCACCGCTCGATCCCGCACGAGCTCGACTGGCTCCGCACCGCCGTCCACCTCGCCAAGGGCTGCTACCGCGGCCAGGAGACGGTCGCGCGCGTCAAGAACCTCGGCCGCCCGCCGCGCCGCGTCGTCTTCCTGCACCTCGACGGGTCGGGGCACGTCCTGCCCGAGCCCGGCACCGAGCTGGCGCCCGTCGACGGTGGTCGCCCGGTGGGGCAGCTCACGAGCGTGGCCCTGCACCACGAGGACGGCCCGGTCGCGCTGGCCGTCGTGAAGTACACGACCGACCCGCAGGCCGTGCTGCTCGCCGGCGACGTCGCGGCCTCGCAGACGGCGATCGTGCCGGTCAGCACCGAGCGCCCCTCCCGCCCGCGGCTGTAG
- a CDS encoding phosphoglyceromutase, with translation MSEAAHTLILLRHGESDWNAKNLFTGWVDVDLTDKGRAEAVRAGELMAAEQLLPDVLHTSLLRRAITTAHTALDVADRHWIPVHRSWRLNERHYGALQGLDKAATREKYGEEQFMLWRRSFDTPPPPIDDDNEFSQAGDPRYADLGDEMPRTECLKDVIARMLPYWESGIVPDLRAGRTVLVAAHGNSLRALVKHLDGISDDDIVGLNIPTGIPLLYELDADLRPVTAGGRYLDPDAAAAAIEQVANQGKK, from the coding sequence ATGAGCGAAGCCGCCCACACCCTGATCCTGCTCCGCCACGGCGAGAGCGACTGGAACGCCAAGAACCTGTTCACCGGATGGGTCGACGTCGACCTGACGGACAAGGGCCGGGCGGAGGCCGTGCGCGCCGGGGAGCTGATGGCGGCCGAGCAGCTGCTGCCGGACGTGCTCCACACCTCCCTGCTGCGCCGCGCCATCACCACCGCCCACACCGCCCTCGATGTCGCCGACCGGCACTGGATCCCGGTGCACCGCTCCTGGCGCCTCAACGAGCGTCACTATGGCGCCCTGCAGGGTCTGGACAAGGCCGCGACCCGCGAGAAGTACGGCGAGGAGCAGTTCATGCTCTGGCGCCGCAGCTTCGACACGCCCCCGCCGCCCATCGACGACGACAACGAGTTCTCGCAGGCGGGCGACCCCCGCTACGCCGACCTCGGCGACGAGATGCCCCGCACCGAGTGCCTCAAGGACGTCATCGCCCGGATGCTGCCCTACTGGGAGTCCGGCATCGTGCCCGACCTGCGGGCCGGGAGGACCGTTCTCGTGGCGGCGCACGGCAACAGCCTGCGCGCCCTCGTCAAGCACCTCGACGGCATCTCCGACGACGACATCGTCGGCCTCAACATCCCCACCGGCATCCCGCTGCTCTACGAGCTGGACGCGGACCTGCGTCCGGTCACCGCCGGCGGCCGCTACCTCGACCCCGACGCCGCGGCGGCGGCCATCGAGCAGGTCGCCAACCAGGGCAAGAAGTAG
- a CDS encoding response regulator transcription factor: protein MTRILVVEDEESFSDPLSYLLEREGYDVAVAATGPDAIAEFDRNGADLVLLDLMLPGLPGVDVLRALRQRSGVPVIMLTAKDSEIDKVVGLEVGADDYVTKPYSGRELLARIKAVLRRLAEPEELVPSTVESGPVRMDVERHTVQVHGEPVSMPLKEFELLEMLLRNAGRVLTRGQLIDRVWGSDYVGDTKTLDVHIKRLRAKIEPDPGKPVHIVTVRGLGYKFDAE from the coding sequence ATGACGAGGATCCTCGTGGTCGAGGACGAGGAGTCCTTCTCCGATCCCCTCTCCTACCTCCTCGAGCGTGAGGGGTATGACGTGGCCGTCGCCGCGACCGGCCCGGACGCGATCGCCGAGTTCGACCGCAACGGCGCCGACCTCGTGCTGCTCGATCTCATGCTGCCGGGACTGCCGGGCGTCGACGTGCTGCGCGCGCTGCGCCAGCGCTCGGGGGTCCCGGTCATCATGCTCACCGCCAAGGACTCCGAGATCGACAAGGTCGTCGGCCTGGAGGTCGGGGCCGACGACTACGTCACCAAGCCCTACTCCGGGCGCGAGCTGCTCGCCCGCATCAAGGCGGTGCTGCGCCGGCTGGCCGAGCCCGAGGAGCTGGTGCCCTCGACGGTGGAGTCCGGCCCGGTCCGCATGGACGTCGAGCGGCACACCGTGCAGGTGCACGGCGAGCCGGTGTCGATGCCGCTCAAGGAGTTCGAGCTGCTCGAGATGCTGCTGCGCAACGCCGGCCGGGTGCTGACCCGGGGTCAGCTCATCGACCGGGTCTGGGGCAGCGACTACGTCGGCGACACCAAGACCCTCGACGTCCACATCAAGCGGCTGCGCGCCAAGATCGAGCCCGACCCGGGCAAGCCGGTGCACATCGTCACCGTGCGCGGCCTGGGCTACAAGTTCGACGCCGAGTAG
- a CDS encoding YbjN domain-containing protein: protein MSAAAERLRGQLLALEVPVEDGARDGELVVTLPGERKLRTVVSLVVGDRAVDVRAFVVRNPDENHEEVYRRLLRRNLRLPGLAYAIDGSGDVFLTGRVLLAGLDDRAVDELLGAVLAACDEPFDELLRLGFWTSIRREWTWRRTHGESTRNLEAFRAELEALDAAGEGVDPATTEPAGGALAPGDGPDRAG, encoded by the coding sequence GTGAGCGCCGCCGCGGAACGGCTGCGCGGGCAGCTGCTGGCCCTCGAGGTGCCGGTCGAGGACGGCGCCCGTGACGGCGAGCTGGTCGTCACCCTGCCGGGCGAGCGCAAGCTGCGCACCGTGGTCTCGCTCGTCGTGGGCGACCGGGCGGTCGACGTGCGGGCGTTCGTCGTGCGCAACCCCGACGAGAACCACGAGGAGGTCTACCGCCGCCTGCTGCGCCGCAACCTGCGGCTCCCGGGCCTGGCCTACGCCATCGACGGCTCCGGCGACGTCTTCCTCACAGGCCGGGTGCTCCTCGCGGGCCTGGACGACCGCGCTGTCGACGAGCTGCTGGGTGCGGTCCTCGCAGCCTGCGACGAGCCCTTCGACGAGCTGCTGCGGCTCGGCTTCTGGACCTCGATCCGCCGCGAGTGGACCTGGCGCCGCACGCATGGCGAGTCGACCCGCAACCTGGAGGCCTTCCGGGCCGAGCTCGAGGCGCTCGACGCGGCGGGGGAGGGTGTCGACCCCGCGACGACGGAGCCCGCCGGCGGCGCGCTCGCCCCCGGGGACGGGCCGGACCGCGCTGGGTAG
- the dtd gene encoding D-aminoacyl-tRNA deacylase: MRAVLQRVTRASVTVEGEVVGAIGPGLLALVAATHDDGPTDVGTTARKIAELRILPGETSVVETGAAVLVVSQFTLYGETRKGRRPSWSRAAPGEVAEPLVDAVADALRARGIEVATGRFGAAMQVELVNDGPFTVIIDT; this comes from the coding sequence ATGAGGGCGGTCCTGCAACGGGTGACGCGCGCGAGCGTCACCGTCGAGGGCGAGGTCGTCGGGGCCATCGGCCCCGGCCTGCTCGCGCTCGTCGCCGCGACCCACGACGACGGACCGACCGACGTCGGGACGACGGCCCGCAAGATCGCCGAGCTGCGCATCCTGCCGGGGGAGACCTCGGTCGTCGAGACCGGCGCCGCCGTCCTCGTCGTCAGCCAGTTCACGCTCTACGGCGAGACCCGCAAGGGGCGGCGGCCCTCGTGGAGCCGGGCCGCGCCGGGCGAGGTGGCCGAGCCGCTCGTCGACGCGGTGGCCGACGCGCTCCGGGCGCGCGGCATCGAGGTCGCCACCGGGCGGTTCGGGGCGGCCATGCAGGTCGAGCTCGTCAACGACGGTCCGTTCACGGTGATCATCGACACCTGA
- a CDS encoding asparaginase, with protein sequence MSAAQSPLATAPVVAHVVRSGFVESVHAGVAAGVGADGELVVSVGPVDAPILPRSSLKPLQAVAMLRAGADLSGELLALACASHSGEPFHLDGSRRILASVGLDESALQNTPDRPIDEAERARWIAEGLAPSSLGQNCSGKHSAMLAACVAAGWETATYRDPDHPLQRLVVETVEELTGEPVATVTVDGCGAPALAVSAAGLARAFGRIASADPGTPEGRVAAAMSAHPDYVGGTGRDVTDLMRGVPGLIAKDGAEAVYAVGLPDGSGVTVKIVDGSDRARVVLTTAVLRRLGATGLGPDVAAVLDGLDARAVVRGHGEPVGAVHALPLPDPA encoded by the coding sequence ATGAGCGCTGCGCAGAGTCCGCTGGCCACCGCCCCCGTCGTCGCGCACGTCGTGCGCAGCGGCTTCGTCGAGTCCGTGCACGCCGGCGTGGCCGCCGGGGTCGGCGCCGACGGCGAGCTGGTCGTCTCCGTCGGCCCGGTCGACGCCCCGATCCTGCCGCGGTCCTCGCTCAAGCCGCTGCAGGCGGTCGCGATGCTGCGGGCCGGTGCCGACCTGTCCGGCGAGCTGCTGGCCCTGGCCTGCGCGAGCCACTCCGGCGAGCCCTTCCACCTCGACGGCTCGCGGCGCATCCTGGCCTCCGTCGGGCTCGACGAGTCCGCGCTCCAGAACACCCCCGACCGCCCGATCGACGAGGCCGAGCGGGCCCGCTGGATCGCCGAGGGCCTCGCACCGTCGTCCCTGGGGCAGAACTGCTCGGGCAAGCACTCCGCGATGCTCGCCGCGTGCGTCGCCGCGGGCTGGGAGACCGCGACCTACCGCGACCCCGACCACCCGCTCCAGCGGCTCGTCGTCGAGACGGTGGAGGAGCTGACCGGCGAGCCCGTGGCGACGGTCACCGTGGACGGGTGCGGCGCCCCCGCGCTCGCCGTCTCCGCGGCCGGGCTGGCCCGCGCCTTCGGCCGGATCGCCTCGGCCGACCCCGGCACCCCCGAGGGCCGGGTGGCCGCGGCCATGTCCGCCCACCCCGACTACGTCGGCGGCACGGGCCGCGACGTCACCGACCTCATGCGCGGCGTGCCCGGGCTCATCGCCAAGGATGGGGCCGAGGCGGTCTACGCCGTCGGCCTCCCCGACGGCAGCGGCGTCACCGTCAAGATCGTCGACGGCTCCGACCGGGCGCGTGTGGTGCTGACCACCGCCGTGCTGCGCCGGCTGGGCGCGACCGGGCTGGGCCCCGACGTCGCCGCCGTGCTGGACGGGCTCGACGCCCGCGCGGTCGTCCGCGGCCACGGCGAGCCGGTCGGCGCCGTCCACGCGCTGCCGTTGCCCGACCCGGCATGA
- a CDS encoding class I SAM-dependent methyltransferase, which produces MTPRPGRAGGRPLGTVTRGTTNPNRLRRVDRWMAWALRDVLRAPAGSPVVVDLGYGASPVTVLELADRLRQVRPDIRLVGVEIEPERVARGTAVADPPAVDFVLGGFEVPVPTTSGTDPVVVRALNVLRQYAEDEVADAWARMVARLAPGGALVEGTCDEVGRLATWVDVRRGADGSPDPRTLTLAWRLAGLERPSVVAERLPKVLIHRNVPGEGVHALLSDLDRAWARHAPLASYGARQRLVACAEELRGAGWPVRHGPTRWREGELTVDWAAVAPH; this is translated from the coding sequence GTGACCCCACGACCCGGCCGCGCCGGTGGCCGGCCGCTCGGCACGGTCACCCGTGGCACGACCAACCCCAACCGGCTCCGCCGGGTGGACCGGTGGATGGCCTGGGCGCTGCGGGACGTGCTGCGGGCCCCGGCCGGCTCGCCGGTCGTCGTCGACCTCGGCTACGGCGCCTCGCCGGTCACCGTCCTCGAGCTCGCCGACCGCCTCCGGCAGGTGCGGCCCGACATCCGCCTCGTGGGGGTCGAGATCGAGCCGGAGCGGGTGGCCCGTGGCACCGCGGTGGCCGACCCGCCGGCGGTCGACTTCGTGCTGGGCGGCTTCGAGGTGCCGGTGCCCACGACCAGCGGCACGGACCCGGTCGTGGTGCGCGCCCTCAACGTGCTGCGCCAGTACGCCGAGGACGAGGTCGCCGACGCCTGGGCCCGCATGGTCGCGCGGCTGGCCCCGGGCGGTGCGCTCGTCGAGGGCACCTGCGACGAGGTGGGCCGGCTCGCGACCTGGGTCGACGTGCGGCGCGGCGCCGACGGCTCCCCCGACCCGCGGACCCTCACGCTGGCCTGGCGGCTCGCCGGCCTCGAGCGCCCCTCGGTCGTCGCGGAACGGCTGCCCAAGGTGCTCATCCACCGCAACGTCCCCGGCGAGGGCGTCCACGCCCTGCTGTCCGACCTCGACCGCGCGTGGGCGCGGCACGCCCCGCTCGCCTCCTACGGCGCGCGCCAGCGGCTGGTCGCCTGCGCCGAGGAGCTCCGAGGGGCGGGCTGGCCCGTGCGGCACGGGCCAACGCGCTGGCGCGAGGGCGAGCTGACGGTCGACTGGGCCGCCGTCGCACCTCACTAG
- a CDS encoding DUF2516 family protein yields MSAIYEAQSLLQLAIGVGVLAMMVWALVDCLRTRPDAFVAAGKRTKGFWLALTGVATVIGFIFVMSPFNLFNLLAIVAAGVYHADVRPALRAVQGRGGQGTHMGPYGPW; encoded by the coding sequence ATGTCCGCGATCTACGAGGCCCAGAGCCTGCTGCAGCTGGCGATCGGCGTCGGTGTCCTGGCGATGATGGTCTGGGCGCTGGTCGACTGCCTCCGGACCCGGCCCGACGCCTTCGTCGCGGCGGGGAAGCGGACCAAGGGCTTCTGGCTGGCGCTCACCGGCGTCGCCACCGTGATCGGCTTCATCTTCGTGATGTCGCCCTTCAACCTGTTCAACCTGCTGGCGATCGTCGCGGCCGGGGTCTACCACGCCGACGTCCGCCCGGCGCTGCGCGCGGTCCAGGGACGGGGAGGCCAGGGCACCCACATGGGCCCCTACGGCCCGTGGTGA
- a CDS encoding 3-keto-5-aminohexanoate cleavage protein: MASTLITVAPTGAETAKADFPQLPTTLEELVETAVRCEQVGAGLIHVHVRDPENGHVPTLDPVRLRDTVQALREATDLVVQLSTGGSVKDPLEKRLTVLEAEPDSCSLTCGTVNFGDDVFLNPHGFMSDLYVQAQEKEVVPEFEIFELGHLAALSRLIDAHGLPFGGKVHVDFVTNVPGAMPGTVEALVAGVQMLPAEVTSWSATGIGRAHLPIAAAALAMGGHLRVGMEDNLMMARGQQVQHNAELVERAAGLATTMQRPPMTTTEARELLAVKDRRTR; encoded by the coding sequence ATGGCTTCGACCCTCATCACCGTGGCGCCGACGGGCGCCGAGACGGCCAAGGCTGACTTCCCGCAGCTGCCCACGACCCTGGAGGAGCTCGTCGAGACCGCGGTGCGGTGCGAGCAGGTCGGGGCCGGGCTGATCCACGTGCACGTGCGCGACCCCGAGAACGGCCACGTGCCCACGCTGGACCCGGTGCGGCTGCGCGACACCGTTCAGGCCCTGCGCGAGGCGACCGACCTGGTCGTCCAGCTCTCCACGGGAGGCTCGGTCAAGGACCCGCTGGAGAAGCGCCTGACCGTGCTCGAGGCCGAGCCCGACTCGTGCTCGCTGACCTGCGGCACCGTGAACTTCGGCGACGACGTCTTCCTCAACCCGCACGGCTTCATGAGCGACCTCTACGTGCAGGCGCAGGAGAAGGAGGTCGTGCCGGAGTTCGAGATCTTCGAGCTGGGCCACCTCGCGGCGCTGAGCAGGCTCATCGACGCCCACGGCCTGCCCTTCGGCGGCAAGGTCCACGTCGACTTCGTCACCAACGTGCCCGGCGCCATGCCCGGCACCGTCGAGGCCCTCGTCGCGGGCGTGCAGATGCTGCCGGCGGAGGTGACGAGCTGGTCGGCCACCGGCATCGGCCGGGCGCACCTGCCGATCGCGGCCGCGGCGCTGGCGATGGGCGGCCACCTGCGCGTGGGCATGGAGGACAACCTCATGATGGCGCGCGGCCAGCAGGTCCAGCACAACGCCGAGCTCGTCGAGCGGGCCGCCGGGCTCGCCACGACCATGCAGCGTCCGCCGATGACCACCACCGAGGCGCGCGAGCTGCTGGCGGTCAAGGACCGTCGCACCCGATGA